AAGGTTGAGCAGGTTCTTCATCAACCCATCCAACCTGAAAATTTTAAAACTAAAATTTATCGTTAACTAAAACTTTTTAAATGTATGAAAAATTACTTGACTAATAGCCATAAAAAGGCTAAAACAAGGTATTTGTTATCACTAAAAAATATTTTTTTGATTTTTTTGATTTTTTTATTCACTACAGAAAACATTTTAGCAAATCCAACCCGTCCCAAGCAGGAAATATTTTCTATTCACGGAGAGATGACCGTTTTACAGATCTTCAAACAAATTGAGAAGAATAGTAAGTTTGTCATAGTATACCGGGATGGGGCGGTCGATCTTAACCGCAAAGTTAAAATAAATGCAGTCAATAAATCCGTAGACGAATTATTGAATATAGTCTTTACGGGAACTAGCAATACTTATGAAATCAAAGACCGACAAATTACGATTCACAACAGACCTGCAGTCAGAAAGTCTCCCAACAACGATATCCGGATTTCGGGAACGGTACTGGATAAAGAAAAAAATACTTTGCCCGGTGTAAGTGTAAAAGTAGTCGGTGAAGAAGCTTCGAGAAATACGATTACGGATGTAAACGGGCATTTTTACCTGAATGTCCCCGATAAAAGTTCTGTTATCGAATTTTCGTATGTGGGTTACAAAACCCAAAGAATTAAAGTAGGTAACGAAATTAATTTTAACATTACACTGGAAGAAAATGTAATGGCCTTGAACGAATTTGTGGTAACGGGTTATGGTAGCCAGAAAAAATTGTCGGTTGTTGGTGCCATTGAAACCCTGGAACCCCAAAAATTGCAGGTAGGTTCTACACGTTCCTTATCCAATAACCTTGCCGGACAAGTTTCAGGTTTGATCGCTGTAACCCGTTCGGGTGAACCCGGATATGATAATTCCAATTTCTGGATTCGGGGTATATCGAGTTTCTCAGGAACAACAACGCCATTGGTATTGGTTGATGGTATTGAACGTGACTTAAACAATATTGACCCTTCCGAGATTGAGTCTTTTTCAGTGTTGAAGGATGCATCGGCCAGTGCCATGTATGGTGTACGCGGCGCTAACGGGGTTATTATCATTAATACAAAACGAGGCAGTGTTGGACCTCCGACAGTGGATCTTCGTGTTGAACATTCTATTTCGGGACCTACCCAACTTCCGCAATTTATTGGCGGAGCCGATTATATGGAACTCCTCAACGAGTTGAAAGAAAACAAGTCGCAACTGCCTTATTCGCAGGAACAAATTGATAAAACACGTTACGGATACGACAAAGACCTTTACCCTGATGTAAATTGGATAGATGAAATTTCAAAAAAATATGCTTATTCTACAAGAAGCAATCTGACGGTAAGCGGCGGTTCAAATTTCTTACGCTATTGTTTGGTTGCATCTGTGTATAATGAACAAGGTATGATCGCAACAGATAAAAACCTTCCTTACGATACAGATCTTAAATTGACCCGGTATAACATGCGTTCCAATGTCGATTTGGACATTACCAAGACAACTACCCTGCGTTTGAATGTCGGCGGTTATATGCAGAACCGTCATTCCCCCGATTGCAGCATTAATGATTTATTTTCTGATGCGTTCAAAACAAGTCCGATTGCATATCCGGCACGTTATTCAGACGGAACAATCCCTGTCGTAGCGAATCGGGTTAATCCTTGGGCAGTAGGCACTCAATCGGGTTACAAGATTGATATTAATACACAACTCCAGTCTTTAGTTTCACTCGAACAGAACATGAAAATGTTTACACCCGGGTTGAAAGCAAAATTCACCTTCTCTTTCGACTCGTACAATTATAGCGGCCGTTATCGGGACCAGAATCCAACGTATTACAATATTGCTACCGGCAGGGATGAAGAAGGTAAATTGATTCATACCGTCCTTAGCTATGGCGATGAGTCATTAAGTTCTGGAAACAGTGGAGGCTACGGTACCAAGAATATTTATCTGGAAGGGAATTTGACTTACAACCGTACGTTCGGAAAACACGATATAGATGCTTTGTTCCTCTATAATCAGCAAAGTTATGATCAGGGCACCGTTCAGCCTTACCGTAAGCAAGGTATTGCCGGACGTTTGTCCTAT
The Bacteroidota bacterium DNA segment above includes these coding regions:
- a CDS encoding TonB-dependent receptor produces the protein MTVLQIFKQIEKNSKFVIVYRDGAVDLNRKVKINAVNKSVDELLNIVFTGTSNTYEIKDRQITIHNRPAVRKSPNNDIRISGTVLDKEKNTLPGVSVKVVGEEASRNTITDVNGHFYLNVPDKSSVIEFSYVGYKTQRIKVGNEINFNITLEENVMALNEFVVTGYGSQKKLSVVGAIETLEPQKLQVGSTRSLSNNLAGQVSGLIAVTRSGEPGYDNSNFWIRGISSFSGTTTPLVLVDGIERDLNNIDPSEIESFSVLKDASASAMYGVRGANGVIIINTKRGSVGPPTVDLRVEHSISGPTQLPQFIGGADYMELLNELKENKSQLPYSQEQIDKTRYGYDKDLYPDVNWIDEISKKYAYSTRSNLTVSGGSNFLRYCLVASVYNEQGMIATDKNLPYDTDLKLTRYNMRSNVDLDITKTTTLRLNVGGYMQNRHSPDCSINDLFSDAFKTSPIAYPARYSDGTIPVVANRVNPWAVGTQSGYKIDINTQLQSLVSLEQNMKMFTPGLKAKFTFSFDSYNYSGRYRDQNPTYYNIATGRDEEGKLIHTVLSYGDESLSSGNSGGYGTKNIYLEGNLTYNRTFGKHDIDALFLYNQQSYDQGTVQPYRKQGIAGRLSYVFDRRYITEFNFGYNGSENFAKGQRFGFFPSVALGWLISEEPFMKSFKGTISKMKLRGSYGKVGNDNIGGRRFAYITTIYTGQGSYQWGDNGQVNRSGITEGDIGVSNLTWETSWKSDLGYELGLWNNAFELQVDLFREKRSNIFMQRSTIPTQAGYITTPWANYGKVTNKGVDASLNYNKRIDNDWSVGFRSTFSYAINKINEIDEPEGRIGTYRAITGRSMNTLWGLQTERLFTKDDFDANGILKFGIPAQSVGAATVRPGDIKYKDMNGDGMITDADEGYIGGTADPRIVYGFGGNIVFRNWDLNVFFQGIGDTHRIIGGSSYFLPGSGQGLLGNIYSNYQDRWTEENPSQNVFWPRLSESPNQQNYRSSTWWKKDMSFLRCKTIECGYSLPKPIITRLHSNSIRFYISGNNLFCISKFKMWDPELASTDGLRYPPMRSVMFGIDVNF